In a genomic window of Proteus vulgaris:
- a CDS encoding plasmid partitioning/stability family protein, giving the protein MKQERKKIILYLRPELSEADKFAIKKIEESPVQTEAVRTALLAGIALGEIDDRLPSLLASILSDRTKADTFKVMLDSFLTVDSDGTHAHNKVNLSQAKRALLTDKVKIEKEPPSQAAQNLKGSLPD; this is encoded by the coding sequence ATGAAACAAGAGCGTAAAAAGATAATTTTGTATCTTCGTCCCGAACTCAGCGAGGCTGATAAATTCGCAATTAAAAAGATTGAAGAATCGCCGGTTCAAACTGAAGCAGTACGTACAGCGTTACTGGCAGGGATCGCATTAGGGGAAATTGATGATAGATTGCCTTCTTTGCTGGCTTCAATTCTATCAGACAGGACAAAGGCTGATACCTTCAAAGTAATGTTAGATTCCTTTCTAACTGTTGATAGTGACGGCACTCATGCTCACAATAAAGTAAATTTGAGTCAGGCAAAACGGGCGTTACTGACTGATAAAGTAAAAATAGAGAAGGAGCCCCCAAGTCAGGCAGCACAGAATTTGAAAGGTTCATTACCAGATTGA